In a single window of the Gossypium hirsutum isolate 1008001.06 chromosome D02, Gossypium_hirsutum_v2.1, whole genome shotgun sequence genome:
- the LOC107910266 gene encoding signal recognition particle 14 kDa protein, with protein MVLLQPDPFLNELTSMFERSTETGSVWVTLKRSSLKSKAQRNKMKTAEQPIEYRCLVRATNGKKTISTSVGAKDHQRFQASYATILKAHMTALKKRERKDRKKAAEDKKEGGSKKPKRA; from the exons ATG GTTCTTCTACAACCAGACCCCTTTCTTAATGAACTTACGAGCATGTTTGAGCGAAGCACTGAGACAGGCTCTGTTTGGGTTACTCTTAAACGAT CATCTTTAAAATCGAAGGCTCAAAGGAACAAAATGAAGACTGCTGAACAACCCATTGAATATCGATGCCTTGTTCGTGCAACTAATGGAAAAAAGACAATTTCTACTTCG GTGGGAGCAAAGGATCACCAGCGTTTCCAAGCTTCATATGCCACCATTCTTAAGGCCCACATGACTGCCTTGAAGAAAAGGGAGAGAAAGGACCGGAAAAAGGCTGCGGAGGATAAGAAAGAAGGTGGTTCAAAGAAGCCGAAAAGGGCTTGA